The Candidatus Nanosynbacter featherlites DNA window TGTAAAGACTCCGTGCCACATCATACCAAAGGCAAAGCTACCCACGAGCACCATGACAACCACAGCCGAGGACCGTAGCCAGTTGGTCGATGTACGCCAATTTACTAGTACTACCTGCACCAGCACTGCTGCCATCACTGCATACAGTGCGCCGCGGCTTAGTGTGAGATATAGCGCCACAAACATCAAACAGAGAGCAACTATGTCATATTTCGTGGCTTTGTTTTGTAGTAGTCGGTAGGAGACTAGTAAAATTGGCGCAATCAATAGGCTCCCAAAAAACTGTGGTTCAATAGCAAAACCACTGGGGCGCACAAACCCAAATCCTCGCGCTACACACCCATTGCATAACCCCCAATCAAACCAAGCGCCGTACGCCACCTGGATAATTGCTAGCAAACTCATCACCACCGCGGTCATAACAGTAACGCTCATCAGCGGACCAACCATTTTCTTGAGCGACGGCAAGCTATATATCACCAGAAAATCGAGAAATAACACACTCCAGAGGCCATTTACAAGGATTGACCTCAGAGGGTTAACTGACCATATGATACTGAGGAGATTCCAACCCACAAATACAGCTAGTAGCCAGACAGCTTTTTGTCGCCAGAGAAATTGCCGATGATTCCAAATTTGCGGCAATCCCACTAGTGCCAAAACTACTGCGTAAATGACGGCGATTGATAGTTCCAAATTCGTACCGCTTTGCCGACCAAAAGAGATGGTCGGAATATACGAAAACCACAGCGCCACGGGGGCTAATAGCACTAGCTTCTCCGTGACGCTAGCCGCTACCAGCCACGACGGCAAGCTCTGTCTCACTCTATTTACCAGTCGCATCATCAACTATCCGCTGTAGCTCCTGCTTAAACCTCGCGTCCGAAAAATCCTTCGCCGATGCCGAGACCTGCTGTTTATGAAACGTCATACCGTCAAATCGTTGCATTGCCGCTACCAAACTTTCAACTGTCTGCTCGTCAAAGAACGTGCCATTTTTCCCTTCGTGAATATAATCCAGCGCCCCACCTTGTTTCAAAGCGATCACCGGCACGCCAGCGCTCAGCGCTTCAATTGGCGCAATACCAAATGGCTCAATGCTTGGAAAAATAAATCCTTTTGCCTGGGATACCAAGGCGTTCAACTCCTCAGGATTATCAATGCGTGGGATAAATCTAATGAGTGGACTATCTCCCGCCAGCTGCTGCAAAATGCCGTGTTCTGCGCCATCACCCACCAACACCAGCCGCTTGCCTGACAACAAACACGCTTTGATAGCAATATCTAGACGCTTCCAGTTAACCTGCCGAGAGGTAGTGATGAAAAATTCTTCTTTGGAATTAGCAGTCGAACCAATAGTAAATTTATCGACTTCCACCGGTGGAAACAACACCTGAGCGGACCGATTATAGTACTTTTTAGTTTCGGCAGCCGAATACGACGAGTTAGCGACCAGCACTGTTGGTCGCTGGGCAAATTTCCAATCAATCTTGCGCAGCGGCCCAACCAATAGCTTAAAAAAGAACCGTACGATGAAGTTCAGTTTACCAAAGCCAGGGTTTTTGACATAGTCATCATACATCCCCCAAAAATACTGCGTCGGCGGACCTTGTAAATAGCAAATTCCTGTCTGATGTGGATAAAGTTTGATACCCTTACTTTCTGCCGTACAAACGGTGATGATGATGTCATAGTGACGCAACCGACGATGTAACCGGTTGAAATAGAGCGCCCTGGGTACCGCCAAAATCTTCCTGAGGCGAGCAGGAAAGATATTCACCCAACCAACATGAACTTGGCAATCATTAAACCAATTTATCTGCTTGCGAGAGTACTGAGAGGTGAAAATAGGTGCGTCAGGGAATAGTTCATGGATGGATTTGACTACTTTCTCCGCTCCGCCATAGGTCGTCAGCCAATCACAAACAATGGCAACGCGCGGCACTTCCCGACCCTCAGAAGCCATCACCGAGCTCCCCGCTGGAACAACACCATCCCAAACGTCTTTACCAAAATACGAATATCCAACCACAACGACCAGTTCTGTACGTAGTACACATCAAGCTGACGTCGCTCTTCAAAACTAATATCGCGCCTGCCAGACACCTGCGCCAAACCAGTTAAACCTGATTTCACTGCCAAAATGGTGTCTTTACGTTTGTATTGATTGATCTCTTGAGGGATCAAAGCCCGTGGGCCAACCAATGAGATATCACCTTTGACGACATTCAGTAGTTGCGGCAATTCATCCAGCGAGGTTGCCCGAAGAAATCGTCCCAACCGAGTGATGCGTGGATCATTGTCTAGTTGATCGCCATTATCACGGTATTGTTTGATCAGCTCTGGACGGCCCATCATGGTAAAGGCCTCTTCAGGAGTTGTGCCGTTATATTTGGACTTTTGTGAGCGGAACTTATAGATCCTAAACTCGCGGTTAAACCGTGTCAACCTGGTTTGACGGAAGAAAACTGCTTCACGTGGGGCGCTCAATTTCATGATGATAGCAACCAACAACATGATTGGTGAGAGCAGCAGTAGCGCCACACTACCAACCACGATGTCCATCAAGCGCTTCCAGACTCGACCAATCCCAAACAACTGGGTTGCCTGAATTTCTATGATTGGTAGTCCAGCAATGATCTCCACGCTATTCATTTTGGACACCATCCGATCTTGCTGCGGCACAAACATATAGGTCAGGTGGTTTGACAAAGCGTAGTGATAGACCTCTTGGGACCGTGTGATGTCAGTTTGCATGATGATAGCTGGGTGAACTGATTCTACTGCTGTTTTGAAATTCTTAAAGGTTTCAACCCCTTTACCACCATAGCCAGCCACGACACCAACGACATCATAGCCATAATTGATATGTTTGCCAAAATATTCTGCCAACTCAACAGTTTTGTCATTATCACCAACAATCAACACCTTTTGCCGACCAAAGCCGCGCAAGATCAAAACACTATTGATCAATTTCACAATCTCACGACCAAGAATCATCAAGATAAAGTTGATGACCACAAAGTATACTGCAATGATTCGTACCGGAAACACATCTTCGCCAGTGAAAAATTCATAAGAAATCAGTGCCATCACACTAATCACCGAAGTCAACAGCACACGCATATACTCTTTGGGGCGCGACAAAAATATTTCTCGGTTATACAGCCCAGACAAGGCATTGACTATCAGCCACAGTGGTAACAAAGCGACGATCAGCACGACAAAGTTACGAATTTGCGGCACAAAGTAATACACGCGGGTGTCCAGGTGAGTTCGGTAATAATAAGCTAGCGCAAATGACAGCACCACCATCGCAACATCAGCCAGCAAGAGTAACGCTTTTGAGGTAAACAGGAAATCGCGTTTCATAGTGCTATTTTACCCCTTAATCACTGAAATCCCAAGGCTTTCTTGATGCGATTCACTTGCTTCAATGGAAGACCGTGATATAACAGTGACTTGATGTAAGTATTTGAGACGGTTTTAGTCTTTTGAATACGGCGGCGCTTAGCCAGTGATTTTGGCCACAGGCCTATGCTTTGTATAAATCCTTTGACCGCAAATTTAAAGCCACCTTTTGGTATTTGGTACACCATGAACATGAAATATATGAGCGTAAATTTGAACCACATCGGTATGATCATAGGAAATGGTACATTTTTCCAGAATACCTGCGGCAAGTTTTTAAACACTTGGTTGATGGTAAAGCCAGGAATTTTGGAGCTTGTTGCTGAGTGTTTATGGAAAACTACCGCAGTTTTTTCATACCACACTTTCCAGCCGACTAGTTGCATACGCCATGAAATATCAACGTCTTCATTGTACGCGAAAAAGTCCTCGTCAAAGAAGCCAATCTGCTGAAAAACTTTGGTGCGATACAAGGTTGCTCCACCCGTTGCCCCAAAAAGTAAGCCACTGTCAGGTGCTTGGTCTTTTGGTAAATGCTCCGCACGCAGCGCTGGAATACCCCAGGTAGAGTACTCATCACCTGCGTCATCGATGAACTTGCCAGTAGTATCTAACATCAAGCTAGTAACCGCGCCAACCTCTGGTTTTTGCTCAAGAGCGCCCGCCAAATTTTTCAACCAGTCTGGTTCTGGAGCCGCATCATTGTTCAACAAAGCCACCGCATCAAATCCCTGTTCAATAGCCCAACGAATTCCAATATTAACCCCGCCAGTAAAGCCAGTATTGTTTGGCTCTTGATGAAAATGGAGATTTTTTATCTTGATTTTCGATAATTCTTTAACCGAATCATCACCCGACCCATTGTCTATCAAATATATCTCAAAATCTTCATGCGTCTGCTTTTTCATAGCAGCCAAACATTTCTTCGTGTCCTGCCAGCCTTTATAATTCAAAATAACCACTGCGGCTCTCATATCATCTCCTGTTTTAGCCTGATGCAATCCATTATACATGGTATAGTATATATATGACCAGAATGCTAGTTACGGGAGGTGCGGGATTCATTGGCTCGAATTTTGTACATTATACCGTCAAACACAAGCCAGAATACGACATCACCGTTATCGACAAGCTCACCTATGCGGGTAATACCGCCAATTTACAGCCAGTAGCTGACCAAATTAATTTCGTGGAAGGCGACATTTGCGATGCCGAATTGATTGACAAATTAGTATCTGAAACTGACATTGTGGTGCATTTTGCCGCCGAAAGTCACAATGACAATTCTCTACGCAATCCCTGGCCGTTTGTCGAAACTAACGTCATCGGCACCTACACTATCCTCGAGGCTGTCCGCAAACACGGCAAACGCTTGCATCATATCTCGACTGATGAAGTGTTTGGCGATTTGGAACTCGACGACCCCAACCGCTTTACCGAAGACACCCCGTACAATCCATCCAGCCCCTACTCCAGCACCAAAGCCTCCAGTGACATGCTGGTACGCGCCTGGGTTCGCAGCTTCGGCATCAAAGCGACAATTTCCAATTGCTCCAATAATTACGGCCCATACCAACACATCGAAAAGTTCATTCCACGCCAAATCACCAATATTTTGAGCGACATCAAACCTAAACTGTACGGCACGGGCGAGCAAGTCCGCGACTGGATTCACGTTGATGACCATAACTCGGCAGTTCACCTCATCTTGGAAAAAGGCGAGTTGGGTGAAACGTACATCATCGGCGCTGACAACGACCATGTCAACAACAAAATGGTGATTGAGCTGATTTGCGAACTAATGGGCAAAGGCAAAGATTGGTATGAACACGTCAATGACCGCCCTGGCCACGACATGCGCTACGCCATGGACTCCAGCAAGCTGCGCCGCGAACTCGGTTGGCAGCCACAGTACACTGATAACCAAACAGGTATGCGCGACGGCCTAATGCAAACCATCGAATGGTACCGCGAGCACGAAGATTGGTGGAAGGCCCAAAAAGAAGCCGTTGAGGCAGCCTACGCAAAACAGGGGCAATAATCATGACAGATGTGCCGTCAAAAACGAAAGTCAGTAGTAAAATCGTCTACCAAAATCCTTGGATCACCATTCACGAAGATCAGACTATTAGTCAAGACGGAAACACCGGAATCTATGGCTATATGGAGTCGCGAGATTCGTGCATGGTTGTAGTGGTAGACGATCAAGAGCGCTTATATTTGGTGCGTGGCTTTCGCTATCCCTCACAGAGCTTTGGCTGGGAGCTACCCGGTGGTGGGGGCGACAATGAAGATCTATTAGAAGCCTCGAAGCGCGAACTTGAAGAAGAAACCGGCATCATTGCTCAGTCCTGGCAGAAACTAGGCGAAGCGTATGTTTGTAATGGCCTATTGACAGAGAAAATGGCCGTTTGCCTGGCCCAAAAGCTAAGTTTTACTGGCCAGCGCGAACAAAGCGATGAAGTGTTTAGCGATATGCGGTTTTTCACGCCTGATGAGATTGATGATTTGATTCGAGATGGCGAGATTAATGATTGCCAAACTCTGGCAGGACTACATTATTATCAACTATGGCGAAAGGATACTATATGAGCTTCGATCCAAGCGGCTACAACGAACTAACCGTCACCGAATCACCCATCCCCGGGTTATTCGTCGTCAAACTACCAGTCCATGGCGACAACCGCGGCTGGTTCAAAGAAAACTACCAAAAAGAAAAAATGGAAGCACTGGGACTGCCGTCATTTACCATCGTGCAAAACAACATCAGCTTTAACGATAAAGCTGGCGCCACTCGCGGTCTACACGCCGAGCCGTGGAATAAGTTCATCTCCACTGCCAACGGCCGCGTATTCGGCGCATGGTGCGACCTTCGTCAAGGTGACAGCTTCGGCCGAGTCTTCACGCACGAGATTAACCCTGGCACAGCAATTTTCGTGCCCAAAGGCGTTGCCAATGGCTATCAAGCGCTCGACGACAACATTGCCTACACCTACCTGGTCGACGCGCACTGGTCGCCAGACGCCACATACACCTTTGTCAATCTGTTTGATCCAGCACTTGGTATCGACTGGCCCATCAGCCAGGACCAAGCAATTATTTCCGAAAAAGACGCTGCTCACCCGTTACTTACAAACGTAATACCAATGGAGGTGTAATATGGATTCAAGTAATATCTTTATCGTCGGAGCGAACGGCCAGCTAGGACGAGCACTTCGTCGGCAATATCCAGAAGCTCAGTTCGCCGACATAGACGAGATGGATATCACTGACCGCCAATCAGTTGAGTCATTCGATTGGTCAGGAATATCAATCGTTTTAAACGCAGCAGCCTTTACTAACGTTGACGGCGCGGAAACACCAGAGGGTCGCGTAGCAGCCTGGAAGGTTAACGCCTCAGCGGTTGCAAACCTAACTCGAGTTTGCCGCACTCACAACATGACTTTAGTGCATATTTCTAGTGATTACGTATTTGACGGGACGAAAGAACCTCATTTTGAAAATGAAGACTTCAGCCCACTGAGTGTTTATGGTGCATCAAAAGCGGCTGGAGATTTGTTAGTTGAACAACTCGATACGTTTTATTTGCTGCGCACCACTTGGGTGATTGGTGAAGGTAAAAATTTCGTCCGCACCATGCTGGGATTGGCAGAGAAAAATATTTCACCAACTGTTGTTCACGACCAAATTGGCCGATTAACCTTTACTCGTGAATTGGTGAGAATTATTGACCACCTGCTGTCAACTCAAGCACCATTCGGCACATACAATGCCACAAATGATGGCCCGTTGGAAAGCTGGGCAGACATTACCAGGCAAATTTTTGCGCTAGCTGGGCGCAATGACCTAACCGTTACCAATACGACAACGGCTGAATATTTTGCCGGCAAAGATGGAATTGCACCACGTCCATTAGGCAGCAACATGAGCCTTGACAAGTTACATTCAACTGGATTTACTAGCCGTGATTGGACGCACGACCTGAAAGATTATATACTGAATCAAAAGGAGTTTTTATGAAAGGAATAATTTTAGCAGGTGGATCTGGAACGCGCCTTTGGCCAATTACCCAAGCGATTAGTAAACAGTTAATGCCAATTTATGATAAGCCGATGATTTATTATCCGCTTACCACGCTGATGCAGGCAGGAATTCGCGACATTTTGATAATCACCACACCAGACGACCAAGCTGGCTTTCAACGACTGCTTGGCGATGGCTCACAATGGGGTATTAATCTCGAATATGCCGTTCAACCCAATCCAGATGGCCTCGCACAAGCTTTCATTATTGGTGAAGAATTCATCGGTAACGACAAGGTGGCGTTAGTCCTAGGAGATAATATCTTCCACGGTGAGCGCCTGGATGAGTCTCTACAGGAGTGTACCAATCCTGACGGCGGTACGGTTTTTGCTTACAAAGTGTCTGACCCAGAACGATACGGTGTGGTCGAGTTTGATGAGCAAAACCAAGCTATCTCCATCGAAGAAAAACCAGCCGAGCCAAAGTCAAACTTTGCTGTTGTTGGTTTGTATTTCTACGATAATGACGTGGTCGAAATTGCCAAGAACGTCAAACCATCCGACCGCGGTGAGCTAGAAATTACCTCCATCAATGCTGAATATCTCCGCCGCGGCAAATTGCAAGTCCAGACTCTAGATAATGGTGATGTTTGGCTAGACACCGGGACGATTGACAGCCTGACCGATGCCTCTGATTTTGTTCGTGTCATCCAAAAACGGACTGGTCGCATCATTGGTAGTCCGGAAAAAACTGCCTTTAAAAATGGCTGGATCAGCCGAGAGCAGCTTGACACACTCGCTGAACCACTTAAAAAATCTGGATATAGTAACTATTTCACAAGGTTGTTATAATATAGCTAGCATGAAACGAGTTTGTGTTATCATACCTGCCTACAACGAGGGTGCGGTTATTCAGGACGTTATCAAGAAATCCAAGAAGGTTTTTTCAAAGGCACATAAATCCTATTCTATTGATATTGTGCTTGTCAATGATGGATCAAAAGACGACACACTTAAGCAAGCACAAAAAGGTGGTGCGATCGTCATTGATCACATCTTAAACTCTGGTGCTGGCGGCGCTACCCTGACTGGGCTTGCCTACGCACGACAATACGGCTACGATATCGCTACCACCATGGATGCTGATGGGCAACACGACCCAGAGGATGTTCTAGTGGGAATCAGGCAGAGCGACACCTCTGATACCGACTTACTCATTGGCAGCCGACTCATCAACAGTGAGGGTATGTCTAGGACTAAGGTTTTAGGAAATAAAGGTCTCAGCTTCATCACTTATGCTCTGTTTGGTATCAATGTCACTGATTCACAGTCCGGTCTACGAGTTTACTCGCGAAAGGCAATTGACAACCTTGACTGGAAATCAACTGGCTATGAATTTTGCTCAGAAATGATTTGGCGTGCTAAACAAGCAGGTATGATTATTTCCGAATACCCGATTAAAGCAATCTATACTGACTACTCCCGTGCCAAAGGTCAAAACAACTGGAACGCTATTAACATCGTCAAACGACTATTCAAGCAACGACTAACGGAGCTATTCGAATGAGATATCTTATCCTTGTACTACTTAACGTGCCCATTATTCTGGCAGCACTAATCAATATCATCACTCAATACAAACTACGCAAGGTCAGCACGGCACGCTTTCGCCATCAGCTCATTATCTGGTTGGTTATCATGATTGTTCTGGTGGGATCGTTCCCGATGTATAATATCTCACTTGGACATCCACCACTTGATTCATCGGAACTTAGCCTATTTGATATCCTGCAAACTACCACTATCATCCTCCTGTTCTACATCGCTAATACACAGCGCCAACGTATCGACCAAAATGAGCGTAGACTGCGCGATTTACATCAAGAATTATCGATCAGATTGTCTAAAAAATAGGTGTATTATCTAGCCTGTAATCATTCTTATCTTTGAGTCATCACCCCAAACTGCCGGCGAATCATACGGCCTGTCCGGAAACGCTCCATACTGCAATTTGATATGATAGTGATTGTCTTGTATGTATTGTTCAACCCGCTCAGCTAGACTAACTGGTTTACCAGAACAAATATTGATTATTCCCGTTACCTTATCTTGAGTGATAGTCGCTAACACTTGATCCGAAAATTCATCAATATGCAAAAAATCATATTTATTTTTGCCTGTCGTGAAAGGAAATTCGGTTTTACCGTCAGCAGCAGCTTGTGCGATTTTGGAAAATATCGAGTGGCCGCCCATATCATCGCCATAGATATAAAAACCACGCAGCCAATATAAGCTAATGTCGCTATCTTTTGTGAGCAGCATCATACTTTGCCGCAAGGCATTTTTGGCAACACCGTATTGAGACAGCGGATCGCACGGTGTCTGCTCATCGATTGCGCCTTCCCAGTACCCAACCTCATGCATGCTACCCATCACCGCCACATTCTTGCCGCCACTGTTGATATATGACCGCAAAAAATCGTAGTGATGAGAGAGATTTTTCATATGTTCTGGTGAATTGTGTCGAAAGCCATCTCGCCAAGCTAAATGCAGTAAAATATCAGGTTTTTGTAACGCTTCAAATATATTGTCGTGTTGAGCAAAAATATCGATATCGCTCGATCTATCAATAGCTACCACCTCATGGCCATTCTTTTTAGCTAGCGCAGCAATGTGACGCCCGATATATCCACTTGCTCCAGTGATAGCAATTTTCACCCGTTACTCCGCTCACTGAGTCGATATACTGATGAGATGATTTTAGCTATTGGTTTTGGCCAAAACTTTGACAAAATCATATATTCTTCCTTGGCACGAGCATTGTCGCCAATCGCCTTGGTGGTGATTGAACCTTCATGGATACGATGACCCATTAGTGATTTTTTAATATACCCAAAGCCGTAAGTATTTTTAGATAGTTTTTCCCACGCCCAATAATCAAACGTCGCTATCAAATCAGACTCAAAAACCGGAAGCTTGTAGTGACCTTTAACAAAAGTTACAGCTGGACAGCAAATTGGATCACCAAAAGACAGAAGCAATCTCTTAGTAAATCGACTTTTTTTGGAAATCGCCAGCGGCCAGCAAAGCATATTTTTAATAACTAAATTTAGAGATTTAGTCACCGCAAAATTGCCTTTGATGTCATAGGCCCTAGTAAAGATAATGCAACTATCCTGGTGTTTTTCATAATACGCAACCACCTCTGAAGAATAATTATAGTCATATATCTCATCGTGGTTAGCGACGGTAGTTAGTGTCGTCTCAGAAACTGACAACCCAAAATCAAAATCACTCGCCGCGCCTTTGCCTCTATCTTTTTCTGGTCGAGCAATCACTTTTAGGCCATACTTTTCAGCGATAGCATCAATAAAAGCATTTGGTGTTGATGTAGCAATTACAACATCACTGTTATATTGCTGATTCATCACAGATTTAACACAATCTTCCAAAAATGGTGATTCTTTATAGGCTAAAACGACAAAAGTGTGCTGCGATTTACTGCTCATCATTTCTTCCTCGCAAATTTGCGATTAACCGCCCAGGCGTACAGTTTAACAATTATTGATTGTGGCAATAAGTCATATAGTCGCCAGTTCATATCCTTCTTGGCTACTGGCATCGTAGTATTTTTCCACGGCGTCAGATGTAGATACTTACGCCACAAAATACCAACTGGGTTTTCATTACCTTGCTGCCATGGCCGACCATTCATACCAAACTGTGAGTGAATAATCTTTGGTGTGTAGTAACTCTCCATGATCT harbors:
- a CDS encoding exopolysaccharide biosynthesis polyprenyl glycosylphosphotransferase, which translates into the protein MKRDFLFTSKALLLLADVAMVVLSFALAYYYRTHLDTRVYYFVPQIRNFVVLIVALLPLWLIVNALSGLYNREIFLSRPKEYMRVLLTSVISVMALISYEFFTGEDVFPVRIIAVYFVVINFILMILGREIVKLINSVLILRGFGRQKVLIVGDNDKTVELAEYFGKHINYGYDVVGVVAGYGGKGVETFKNFKTAVESVHPAIIMQTDITRSQEVYHYALSNHLTYMFVPQQDRMVSKMNSVEIIAGLPIIEIQATQLFGIGRVWKRLMDIVVGSVALLLLSPIMLLVAIIMKLSAPREAVFFRQTRLTRFNREFRIYKFRSQKSKYNGTTPEEAFTMMGRPELIKQYRDNGDQLDNDPRITRLGRFLRATSLDELPQLLNVVKGDISLVGPRALIPQEINQYKRKDTILAVKSGLTGLAQVSGRRDISFEERRQLDVYYVQNWSLWLDIRILVKTFGMVLFQRGAR
- a CDS encoding glycosyltransferase family 2 protein, with product MRAAVVILNYKGWQDTKKCLAAMKKQTHEDFEIYLIDNGSGDDSVKELSKIKIKNLHFHQEPNNTGFTGGVNIGIRWAIEQGFDAVALLNNDAAPEPDWLKNLAGALEQKPEVGAVTSLMLDTTGKFIDDAGDEYSTWGIPALRAEHLPKDQAPDSGLLFGATGGATLYRTKVFQQIGFFDEDFFAYNEDVDISWRMQLVGWKVWYEKTAVVFHKHSATSSKIPGFTINQVFKNLPQVFWKNVPFPMIIPMWFKFTLIYFMFMVYQIPKGGFKFAVKGFIQSIGLWPKSLAKRRRIQKTKTVSNTYIKSLLYHGLPLKQVNRIKKALGFQ
- a CDS encoding NAD-dependent epimerase/dehydratase family protein → MKIAITGASGYIGRHIAALAKKNGHEVVAIDRSSDIDIFAQHDNIFEALQKPDILLHLAWRDGFRHNSPEHMKNLSHHYDFLRSYINSGGKNVAVMGSMHEVGYWEGAIDEQTPCDPLSQYGVAKNALRQSMMLLTKDSDISLYWLRGFYIYGDDMGGHSIFSKIAQAAADGKTEFPFTTGKNKYDFLHIDEFSDQVLATITQDKVTGIINICSGKPVSLAERVEQYIQDNHYHIKLQYGAFPDRPYDSPAVWGDDSKIRMITG
- a CDS encoding O-antigen ligase family protein; the encoded protein is MMRLVNRVRQSLPSWLVAASVTEKLVLLAPVALWFSYIPTISFGRQSGTNLELSIAVIYAVVLALVGLPQIWNHRQFLWRQKAVWLLAVFVGWNLLSIIWSVNPLRSILVNGLWSVLFLDFLVIYSLPSLKKMVGPLMSVTVMTAVVMSLLAIIQVAYGAWFDWGLCNGCVARGFGFVRPSGFAIEPQFFGSLLIAPILLVSYRLLQNKATKYDIVALCLMFVALYLTLSRGALYAVMAAVLVQVVLVNWRTSTNWLRSSAVVVMVLVGSFAFGMMWHGVFTQLNPRVADGFYQSITKSINHLSLGKISLPDLTPQQPPQENTSAASSQQAMPDSPPKAVFDGYVAKSTEERTGMSQLALEVWTKNPVQFLVGVGAGGAGRAIFQQSGKTSGEFEIVQNEFLSVAVELGIVGVVLLTSLLLALCRKMSVKKALAWPIILGFVLQWMFFSGLPNALHIYFVAMLMFAIIDRVDEKAEYIS
- a CDS encoding glycosyltransferase family 2 protein; translation: MKRVCVIIPAYNEGAVIQDVIKKSKKVFSKAHKSYSIDIVLVNDGSKDDTLKQAQKGGAIVIDHILNSGAGGATLTGLAYARQYGYDIATTMDADGQHDPEDVLVGIRQSDTSDTDLLIGSRLINSEGMSRTKVLGNKGLSFITYALFGINVTDSQSGLRVYSRKAIDNLDWKSTGYEFCSEMIWRAKQAGMIISEYPIKAIYTDYSRAKGQNNWNAINIVKRLFKQRLTELFE
- a CDS encoding NUDIX hydrolase — protein: MTDVPSKTKVSSKIVYQNPWITIHEDQTISQDGNTGIYGYMESRDSCMVVVVDDQERLYLVRGFRYPSQSFGWELPGGGGDNEDLLEASKRELEEETGIIAQSWQKLGEAYVCNGLLTEKMAVCLAQKLSFTGQREQSDEVFSDMRFFTPDEIDDLIRDGEINDCQTLAGLHYYQLWRKDTI
- the rfbB gene encoding dTDP-glucose 4,6-dehydratase produces the protein MTRMLVTGGAGFIGSNFVHYTVKHKPEYDITVIDKLTYAGNTANLQPVADQINFVEGDICDAELIDKLVSETDIVVHFAAESHNDNSLRNPWPFVETNVIGTYTILEAVRKHGKRLHHISTDEVFGDLELDDPNRFTEDTPYNPSSPYSSTKASSDMLVRAWVRSFGIKATISNCSNNYGPYQHIEKFIPRQITNILSDIKPKLYGTGEQVRDWIHVDDHNSAVHLILEKGELGETYIIGADNDHVNNKMVIELICELMGKGKDWYEHVNDRPGHDMRYAMDSSKLRRELGWQPQYTDNQTGMRDGLMQTIEWYREHEDWWKAQKEAVEAAYAKQGQ
- a CDS encoding glycosyltransferase → MASEGREVPRVAIVCDWLTTYGGAEKVVKSIHELFPDAPIFTSQYSRKQINWFNDCQVHVGWVNIFPARLRKILAVPRALYFNRLHRRLRHYDIIITVCTAESKGIKLYPHQTGICYLQGPPTQYFWGMYDDYVKNPGFGKLNFIVRFFFKLLVGPLRKIDWKFAQRPTVLVANSSYSAAETKKYYNRSAQVLFPPVEVDKFTIGSTANSKEEFFITTSRQVNWKRLDIAIKACLLSGKRLVLVGDGAEHGILQQLAGDSPLIRFIPRIDNPEELNALVSQAKGFIFPSIEPFGIAPIEALSAGVPVIALKQGGALDYIHEGKNGTFFDEQTVESLVAAMQRFDGMTFHKQQVSASAKDFSDARFKQELQRIVDDATGK
- the rfbA gene encoding glucose-1-phosphate thymidylyltransferase RfbA; this encodes MKGIILAGGSGTRLWPITQAISKQLMPIYDKPMIYYPLTTLMQAGIRDILIITTPDDQAGFQRLLGDGSQWGINLEYAVQPNPDGLAQAFIIGEEFIGNDKVALVLGDNIFHGERLDESLQECTNPDGGTVFAYKVSDPERYGVVEFDEQNQAISIEEKPAEPKSNFAVVGLYFYDNDVVEIAKNVKPSDRGELEITSINAEYLRRGKLQVQTLDNGDVWLDTGTIDSLTDASDFVRVIQKRTGRIIGSPEKTAFKNGWISREQLDTLAEPLKKSGYSNYFTRLL
- a CDS encoding glycosyltransferase, producing the protein MMSSKSQHTFVVLAYKESPFLEDCVKSVMNQQYNSDVVIATSTPNAFIDAIAEKYGLKVIARPEKDRGKGAASDFDFGLSVSETTLTTVANHDEIYDYNYSSEVVAYYEKHQDSCIIFTRAYDIKGNFAVTKSLNLVIKNMLCWPLAISKKSRFTKRLLLSFGDPICCPAVTFVKGHYKLPVFESDLIATFDYWAWEKLSKNTYGFGYIKKSLMGHRIHEGSITTKAIGDNARAKEEYMILSKFWPKPIAKIISSVYRLSERSNG